The Faecalibacter sp. LW9 genome has a segment encoding these proteins:
- a CDS encoding response regulator transcription factor, whose translation MKILVVEDEIQLQQTIVAFLVQEKMIVETASTFHEGIDKIISFDYDCILLDMMLPDGNGMDILRELRKMDKKTSVIILSAKDSVDDKVEGLLVGADDYLAKPFHFAELLSRIKVAMRKNAQHGEEIIQYKNIYLYPEDRRVVVDKDEIKFNRKEYDLLYYFMLRPEKVFQKTTLAESVWGDHIEMADNLDFIYSQIKNLRKKLKDAGADADLQAVYGVGYKLV comes from the coding sequence ATGAAAATACTGGTCGTAGAAGACGAAATCCAATTACAACAAACAATCGTTGCGTTTTTGGTTCAAGAAAAAATGATTGTTGAAACCGCAAGTACATTTCACGAAGGAATCGATAAAATTATTTCCTTTGATTATGACTGCATTTTGTTGGACATGATGCTGCCGGATGGGAATGGAATGGATATTTTGCGCGAATTGCGTAAAATGGATAAGAAAACATCGGTGATTATTCTTTCCGCAAAAGATTCTGTAGACGATAAAGTCGAAGGGTTATTGGTAGGAGCCGATGATTATTTGGCTAAACCTTTTCATTTTGCCGAATTGTTGTCCCGTATCAAAGTGGCTATGCGTAAAAATGCACAGCACGGAGAAGAGATTATTCAATACAAAAACATTTACTTATATCCAGAAGATCGCCGTGTAGTGGTCGATAAAGACGAAATCAAATTCAACCGTAAAGAATACGACCTACTGTATTACTTTATGTTGCGTCCTGAAAAAGTATTTCAAAAAACAACCTTGGCTGAAAGTGTTTGGGGCGATCATATCGAAATGGCGGATAATTTAGATTTTATTTATTCTCAAATTAAAAACCTAAGAAAGAAATTAAAAGATGCCGGAGCGGATGCCGATTTGCAAGCCGTGTATGGAGTAGGATATAAATTAGTGTAG
- a CDS encoding low specificity L-threonine aldolase, whose amino-acid sequence MKKYSFKNDYSEGAHPAILQRLMETNLQQTIGYGEDEFCDEARAWIKTYLQKDSAIHFVSGGTQANLIVISSILKPHESVIAVESGHIAVHETGAIEATGHKVNTVPTIDGKMTIEEIQNVLNLHTDEHMVKPKMVYISNSTEVGSVYTKAELTAIYDFCQANQLYLFVDGARLGSALTSSKSDLTLEDFANLTDVFYIGGTKNGALIGEAIIINTPQLNEDFRYHIKQKGGMLAKGRLIGIQFAEMFKNDLFFEMGKHANAMAKKLAEGIAAKGYDFLTVPSSNQIFPILPHPEIERLHEKFEFFVWQKIDDEHSAVRLVTSWATPEEQVDHFLNQL is encoded by the coding sequence TTGAAAAAATATAGTTTTAAAAACGATTACAGTGAAGGGGCACATCCAGCGATTTTACAACGTTTGATGGAAACCAATCTGCAACAGACCATCGGATATGGAGAAGATGAATTTTGTGATGAAGCGAGAGCATGGATTAAAACGTATTTGCAAAAAGATTCAGCCATTCATTTTGTTTCAGGAGGTACACAAGCCAATTTAATTGTGATTTCTTCGATCCTTAAACCCCATGAATCGGTCATTGCGGTTGAATCGGGTCATATTGCTGTACACGAAACAGGAGCCATCGAAGCGACTGGCCATAAAGTCAATACGGTTCCAACCATTGATGGTAAAATGACGATTGAAGAAATTCAAAACGTTCTAAATCTTCATACCGATGAACATATGGTGAAACCTAAAATGGTGTACATCTCCAATTCAACGGAAGTCGGAAGTGTGTATACAAAAGCTGAACTAACGGCGATTTATGATTTTTGTCAAGCAAATCAGTTGTATTTATTTGTCGATGGAGCTCGATTAGGTTCCGCCTTAACTTCATCTAAATCGGATCTAACGCTAGAAGATTTCGCCAATCTTACAGATGTCTTTTACATTGGTGGAACCAAAAATGGGGCATTGATCGGTGAAGCCATCATCATCAACACCCCACAACTGAACGAAGATTTCCGTTACCACATCAAACAAAAAGGTGGAATGTTAGCCAAAGGAAGATTAATCGGTATTCAGTTTGCGGAAATGTTTAAAAATGATTTATTCTTCGAAATGGGAAAACATGCCAATGCCATGGCGAAGAAATTAGCAGAAGGAATTGCGGCGAAAGGTTACGACTTTTTAACGGTTCCCTCTTCCAACCAAATTTTCCCGATTCTACCCCACCCAGAGATCGAACGTTTACATGAAAAATTTGAGTTTTTTGTGTGGCAAAAAATAGATGACGAACATTCAGCCGTTCGTTTGGTCACGTCTTGGGCCACACCTGAAGAACAAGTTGATCATTTCTTGAATCAGTTATAA
- a CDS encoding DEAD/DEAH box helicase, producing MSFEKLGLSPYISKSISKLGFLKPFEIQTQTIPSILKGKDVMGIAKTGSGKTLCFVAPLLQKIQHQPYEKSRAIKALILVPTRELAVQIEQTFAGLQEALRREVQTQAVYGGTSINPQMKNLYGTEILIATPGRLLDLMDHNAFTMDQLQYLVIDEADKMFQLGFGDEMARILKAVPAKKQSILFSATLNDKVDEIKSTLKINPEVVEVKKEDAKEEIENIEQIAYQVEAETKGPFLRYLIKTEGMQQVLVFVSSTRTADNLVEKLKKNKIKAMAIHSKKSQGARMDNLEDFKLGDVQVLVATDLIGRGIHIEGLPCVINYELPRSPLDYVHRIGRTGRANQTGKAITLLTEEDLHHFKVIQKKMGKKVEIASTEDVNLHGY from the coding sequence ATGTCATTCGAAAAATTAGGATTATCCCCATATATATCAAAGTCAATTTCTAAACTTGGATTTTTAAAACCATTCGAAATCCAAACACAAACGATTCCTTCTATTTTAAAAGGAAAAGATGTGATGGGAATTGCCAAAACAGGTTCAGGTAAAACCTTATGCTTTGTTGCCCCTTTATTACAAAAAATTCAACACCAACCCTACGAGAAATCACGTGCGATAAAAGCTTTAATTTTAGTCCCTACACGTGAATTAGCCGTTCAGATCGAACAAACATTTGCCGGATTACAAGAAGCGTTACGTCGCGAAGTACAAACCCAAGCGGTGTACGGAGGAACTTCAATTAATCCCCAAATGAAAAATTTATACGGAACAGAAATTTTAATCGCGACTCCTGGACGTTTATTGGATTTAATGGATCACAATGCGTTTACAATGGATCAATTGCAATATTTAGTGATTGATGAAGCGGATAAAATGTTCCAATTAGGATTTGGAGACGAAATGGCGCGTATCTTAAAAGCAGTTCCCGCTAAAAAACAGTCGATTTTATTTTCAGCAACGTTAAATGATAAAGTGGATGAAATTAAATCGACATTAAAAATTAACCCAGAAGTGGTTGAGGTTAAAAAAGAAGATGCGAAAGAGGAAATCGAAAACATCGAGCAAATTGCTTATCAAGTAGAAGCGGAAACAAAAGGTCCTTTCTTGCGTTATTTAATTAAAACGGAAGGAATGCAACAGGTTTTAGTGTTTGTTTCTTCTACGCGTACGGCTGATAATTTAGTGGAAAAACTAAAGAAAAATAAAATCAAAGCGATGGCGATTCACAGTAAAAAATCTCAAGGTGCTCGTATGGACAACTTAGAAGATTTTAAATTGGGAGACGTTCAAGTTTTGGTGGCAACGGATTTAATTGGTCGTGGTATCCATATCGAAGGTTTACCTTGTGTGATCAATTACGAATTACCTCGTTCGCCTTTGGATTATGTGCACCGCATTGGACGTACAGGTCGTGCGAACCAAACGGGTAAAGCCATTACGTTATTAACAGAAGAAGATCTGCACCATTTTAAAGTAATTCAGAAAAAAATGGGTAAAAAAGTAGAGATTGCCTCAACAGAAGATGTTAATCTACACGGTTACTAA
- a CDS encoding acyltransferase family protein, translated as MKPPRYYSLDVFRGATVALMILVNNPGTWSAMFAPLKHADWHGCTPTDFVFPFFLFAVGNAMAFVIPRFKQQPPTEFWKKVIKRTILIFLIGLFINWFPFFKWENNEIIFKAWQDSPESGIRIMGVLQRIAIAYFFASVIAFYFKEKMVLWITGFILVGYWLITKFLGGIDPYSIEGFIGTSIDTQILGLAHIYKGESIPFDPEGLYSTINAVPQVLLGYLVGMFIHKQGNVKWLNKALPETQQPNYRLVAGLFVLGTIALIIGYFWQLEFPYNKKIWSSSYVVHTTGLSLITIATMIWFIEILNFKNGVMKFFDVFGKNPLFIFAFSGLFPRLLGLIRIENGLNEDGQMKYISPLGWFYETICAKIPGIPEVGSFVYSLIFLGFFWALAYWLDQKKIYIKV; from the coding sequence ATGAAACCACCACGCTATTATTCCCTTGATGTTTTTCGAGGTGCAACTGTTGCTCTAATGATATTAGTCAACAATCCGGGTACTTGGTCGGCCATGTTCGCGCCACTAAAGCATGCCGATTGGCACGGATGCACACCGACCGACTTCGTTTTTCCATTTTTCTTATTTGCTGTTGGAAATGCAATGGCTTTTGTCATTCCACGATTTAAGCAGCAACCACCAACTGAATTTTGGAAAAAAGTCATCAAACGTACTATTCTTATTTTCTTGATTGGACTTTTTATCAACTGGTTTCCATTTTTCAAATGGGAGAATAATGAAATCATTTTTAAAGCGTGGCAAGATTCGCCTGAAAGCGGAATTCGAATAATGGGTGTTTTACAACGCATTGCAATTGCGTATTTCTTTGCTTCTGTTATTGCTTTTTATTTTAAAGAAAAAATGGTGTTGTGGATAACGGGTTTCATTTTAGTCGGCTATTGGCTAATCACAAAATTTTTAGGTGGAATAGATCCTTATTCGATAGAAGGATTTATTGGAACTAGCATCGATACACAAATTTTAGGTTTAGCCCATATTTATAAAGGCGAATCCATTCCTTTTGATCCTGAAGGTTTATACAGTACCATCAATGCAGTTCCACAAGTTTTATTGGGTTATTTAGTCGGAATGTTTATCCACAAACAAGGAAATGTAAAGTGGCTAAACAAAGCTTTACCTGAAACCCAACAACCGAATTATCGTTTAGTGGCTGGACTTTTTGTTTTGGGAACAATCGCATTAATTATCGGCTACTTTTGGCAATTGGAATTTCCGTACAATAAAAAGATTTGGAGCAGTTCGTATGTCGTTCACACCACAGGTTTATCTTTAATCACTATTGCAACGATGATTTGGTTTATCGAAATTTTAAACTTCAAAAATGGTGTAATGAAATTCTTTGATGTATTTGGTAAAAATCCTTTATTCATTTTTGCATTTAGTGGATTATTTCCTCGTTTATTGGGATTAATCCGAATCGAAAATGGATTAAATGAAGATGGTCAAATGAAATATATTTCACCATTGGGTTGGTTCTACGAAACGATTTGTGCCAAAATCCCTGGAATTCCCGAAGTTGGATCTTTTGTTTATTCATTGATCTTTTTAGGTTTCTTTTGGGCTTTAGCTTATTGGTTGGATCAGAAGAAAATATATATTAAAGTATAA
- the prfH gene encoding peptide chain release factor H — protein sequence MKKIIQLTSGRGPVECNYVVTNVLKKFLQSSEKNQIQVKVVDREIDPDFNLITSVILSLEGYDLNHFLTDWIGTIQWIGKSPYRKFHARKNWFIGCFELEMPKTNSKLEKEFVYQTMRSSGNGGQHVNKVNSAVRITHPPTGLSVVSMDSRSQHQNKKIATMRMLLKLEALEMDEKKNLAKAQWQNQTAIQRGNPVKVFRGEKFL from the coding sequence ATGAAAAAAATCATACAATTAACTTCGGGTAGAGGTCCTGTAGAATGCAATTATGTGGTGACCAATGTGCTAAAAAAGTTTTTACAATCTAGTGAGAAAAATCAAATTCAAGTTAAAGTTGTTGATCGAGAAATTGATCCAGATTTTAATTTAATCACTTCGGTAATTTTATCGTTAGAAGGGTATGATTTAAATCATTTTTTAACGGATTGGATCGGAACAATACAATGGATTGGGAAAAGTCCGTATCGAAAATTTCATGCACGAAAAAATTGGTTCATCGGTTGTTTTGAATTAGAAATGCCGAAAACTAATTCGAAACTGGAAAAAGAATTTGTGTATCAAACCATGCGCAGTTCGGGCAATGGTGGACAACATGTGAATAAAGTGAATTCGGCTGTTCGGATTACGCATCCACCAACGGGATTATCAGTTGTTTCGATGGATTCGCGATCGCAACATCAAAATAAAAAAATCGCTACCATGCGAATGCTTTTAAAATTAGAAGCCTTAGAAATGGACGAAAAAAAGAATTTAGCCAAAGCCCAATGGCAAAATCAAACGGCTATTCAGCGAGGTAATCCAGTGAAAGTATTTCGTGGAGAAAAATTTTTATAA
- a CDS encoding RtcB family protein, producing the protein MGNKISGKDFIKLGFPNNNSINIVLGQIHRYRKKEKKQTILNEAKEVLLEPQKFIGDGIWGKVAEGLIQPVEVRLQELKTTRSPFTIFGENEIDEQAKFQLYDALKLPIAVKGALMPDAHSGYGLPIGGVLATDNAVIPYGVGVDIGCRMSLSIFDLPASFLKGKSHQLVSILKEHTKFGMSETHKVKADHEIFERTIFNEIPILKSLKMKAYQQLGTSGGGNHFVEFGIVRLDEVKPEWNLTPGEYVAVLSHSGSRGLGANIAKHYTYLASKQCPLPKNVQHLAWLDLNTHNGQEYWVAMNLAGDYAKACHDNIHKRLAKALGKRIVCTIENHHNFAWKEDIDGIERIVHRKGATPAGKGVLGIIPGSMTANGYIVEGLGNELSLNSASHGAGRKMSRGKCKESITKSFLQAQVKDAGIELIGGSVDEAPFAYKNIKTVMNLQTELVKVLGTFTPKIVRMDK; encoded by the coding sequence ATGGGAAATAAAATTTCTGGAAAGGACTTTATCAAATTAGGCTTTCCAAATAATAATTCAATCAATATTGTCTTAGGACAAATTCACAGATACAGAAAAAAAGAAAAGAAACAAACGATTTTAAACGAAGCGAAAGAAGTCTTACTAGAACCTCAGAAATTTATTGGTGATGGAATTTGGGGTAAAGTTGCAGAAGGTTTAATTCAGCCCGTAGAAGTGCGTTTGCAAGAATTGAAAACAACACGTTCACCTTTTACAATCTTCGGGGAAAATGAAATTGATGAACAAGCAAAATTTCAATTGTATGATGCCTTGAAATTACCCATCGCAGTGAAAGGGGCATTAATGCCCGATGCACATTCGGGTTATGGTTTACCCATCGGTGGGGTTTTAGCAACAGATAACGCTGTGATTCCTTATGGCGTTGGAGTCGATATCGGATGCCGAATGAGTTTATCGATTTTCGATTTACCAGCGAGTTTTCTCAAAGGAAAATCGCACCAACTGGTATCTATTTTAAAAGAACATACGAAATTCGGAATGAGTGAAACGCATAAAGTAAAAGCCGATCATGAAATTTTTGAGCGCACCATCTTTAATGAAATTCCTATTTTAAAAAGTTTAAAAATGAAAGCCTATCAACAATTGGGAACTTCTGGTGGAGGAAATCATTTTGTGGAATTTGGAATTGTGCGTTTAGATGAGGTTAAACCGGAATGGAATTTAACGCCTGGTGAATATGTTGCAGTTTTATCGCACAGTGGATCGCGTGGTTTAGGGGCTAACATTGCCAAACATTATACGTATTTGGCAAGTAAACAATGTCCGTTGCCTAAAAATGTACAGCATTTGGCGTGGTTGGATTTAAATACGCACAATGGACAAGAATATTGGGTGGCGATGAATTTAGCAGGTGATTATGCAAAAGCGTGTCATGATAATATTCATAAACGTTTGGCAAAAGCGTTAGGGAAACGAATTGTTTGTACAATCGAAAATCACCACAATTTTGCGTGGAAAGAAGATATTGATGGTATCGAACGCATTGTGCATCGAAAAGGTGCAACGCCAGCCGGGAAAGGTGTTTTAGGAATTATTCCAGGATCGATGACAGCCAATGGATATATTGTAGAAGGTTTAGGAAATGAATTAAGTCTGAATTCTGCTTCTCACGGAGCAGGAAGAAAAATGTCGCGTGGAAAATGCAAGGAATCCATCACGAAAAGTTTTTTACAAGCACAAGTTAAAGATGCTGGCATCGAATTAATCGGTGGAAGTGTAGATGAAGCGCCATTTGCATACAAAAACATTAAAACGGTAATGAATTTACAAACGGAATTGGTGAAGGTCTTAGGTACATTTACACCGAAGATTGTACGAATGGATAAATAA
- a CDS encoding OsmC family protein — protein MTQIDILYHKASDTYLADDLNGNVITFKADRENHEAAPQSTGKSIGPMVSLLMACGACSGIDIVMILEKQRQNFDRLAIKVFGEREKDKTPAVWEKVKIEYYIDGDFDATKAQRAAELSIEKYCSVLETLRRAGATVEYEVIINEGK, from the coding sequence ATGACACAGATTGATATTTTATACCACAAAGCAAGTGATACGTATCTAGCAGATGATTTAAATGGAAACGTAATCACATTTAAAGCAGACCGAGAAAATCACGAAGCTGCTCCACAATCAACAGGAAAATCTATAGGCCCAATGGTAAGTCTTTTAATGGCTTGTGGTGCTTGTAGTGGAATTGATATTGTGATGATTTTAGAAAAGCAACGTCAAAATTTTGATCGATTAGCCATTAAAGTTTTCGGTGAGCGTGAAAAAGATAAAACGCCTGCCGTTTGGGAAAAAGTAAAAATCGAATATTATATCGATGGGGATTTTGATGCAACAAAAGCACAACGTGCGGCAGAATTATCGATTGAAAAATATTGTTCTGTTTTAGAAACTTTACGAAGAGCAGGTGCAACTGTAGAATACGAGGTCATCATTAACGAAGGAAAATAA
- a CDS encoding alpha/beta fold hydrolase — protein MGRILPELKIAFHTYATLNDKKSIVIWIYHALTASSDTRDWWNGLVRENKIFDPQKYFIVCANIIGSPYGSTSSNSVNPANNQKYGIEFPFFTIRDMVKAHQLLKAHLGIEKIKLLIGGSMVGYQALEWSITEASSIEH, from the coding sequence ATGGGCAGAATCTTACCTGAACTAAAAATCGCCTTTCACACATACGCAACCTTAAATGACAAAAAATCGATTGTCATTTGGATTTATCATGCCTTAACGGCCTCGTCCGATACCCGAGATTGGTGGAATGGATTGGTCAGAGAGAATAAAATTTTTGATCCTCAAAAATATTTTATTGTTTGTGCGAATATTATTGGGAGTCCTTATGGATCGACATCCTCAAATTCTGTAAATCCAGCAAACAACCAAAAATATGGAATTGAATTTCCTTTTTTTACAATTCGGGATATGGTGAAAGCTCATCAACTTTTAAAAGCCCATTTAGGAATTGAAAAAATAAAATTATTGATTGGAGGCAGTATGGTTGGCTACCAAGCGTTAGAATGGTCAATTACTGAAGCATCCTCTATTGAACATTAA
- the lepA gene encoding translation elongation factor 4, producing MKNIRNFCIIAHIDHGKSTLADRLLQITNTISDRELQNQTLDDMDLERERGITIKSHAIQMEYEKDGEKYILNLIDTPGHVDFSYEVSRSIAACEGALLIVDAAQSIQAQTISNLYLALENNLEIIPVLNKIDLPSANPEEVTDDIVDLLGCDPEDVLRCSGKTGEGVEELLHTIIEKIPAPQGDPDAPLQALIFDSVYNPFRGIEAFYKVVNGEIKKGDQVKFMATDKKYGADEIGTLKLTQVEKKVIKTGDVGYIISGIKDASEVKVGDTITLVDNPAAEAIAGFEEVKPMVFAGIYPVDTEDYEDLRSSIEKLRLNDASLTFEAESSAALGFGFRCGFLGMLHLEIIQERLEREFGMTVITTVPNVSYEAYLEKDPEKAIPVHNPSELPDPSGLNRVEEPYIRAAIITKSEFVGPVMSLCIEKRGELQSQNYLTQHRVEMIFNMPLAEVVFDFYDRLKSISKGYASFDYAPSGMKASKLVKVDIMINGEVVDALSALIHVDNAYTIGKKMCEKLRELIPRQQFDIPIQAAIGAKIIARETIKALRKDVTAKCYGGDISRKRKLLEKQKAGKKKMRQIGRVEVPQSAFLAVLKLND from the coding sequence ATGAAAAATATCCGTAATTTCTGTATTATCGCCCATATTGACCATGGTAAAAGTACCTTGGCCGATCGTCTATTACAAATAACGAACACGATTTCAGATCGTGAGTTACAAAATCAAACGTTAGACGATATGGATTTGGAGCGCGAACGTGGTATCACGATTAAATCGCATGCTATCCAGATGGAATATGAAAAAGATGGTGAAAAATATATTTTAAATTTAATTGACACTCCTGGACACGTGGATTTCTCGTACGAGGTTTCTCGTTCAATTGCTGCTTGCGAAGGTGCGTTATTAATTGTGGATGCTGCGCAAAGTATCCAAGCCCAAACAATCTCTAACTTATATTTAGCTTTAGAGAATAACTTAGAGATTATTCCTGTATTAAACAAAATCGATTTACCTTCTGCTAACCCAGAAGAAGTAACGGATGATATCGTTGATTTATTAGGTTGTGATCCCGAAGATGTATTACGTTGTTCTGGAAAAACAGGTGAAGGTGTAGAAGAATTATTACACACTATTATTGAAAAAATTCCAGCTCCTCAAGGAGATCCTGATGCACCTTTACAAGCCTTAATTTTTGACTCTGTTTACAATCCTTTCCGTGGAATTGAAGCTTTTTATAAAGTAGTAAACGGAGAAATTAAAAAAGGAGATCAAGTAAAATTCATGGCTACTGATAAAAAATATGGTGCCGATGAAATTGGAACATTAAAATTAACTCAGGTTGAAAAGAAAGTCATTAAAACTGGAGATGTTGGTTACATTATTTCTGGTATTAAAGATGCTTCTGAGGTAAAAGTTGGTGATACGATCACATTAGTGGATAATCCTGCCGCTGAAGCCATTGCAGGTTTCGAAGAAGTAAAACCAATGGTATTCGCAGGTATTTATCCTGTAGATACCGAAGATTACGAAGATTTACGTTCTTCGATTGAAAAGTTACGTTTAAATGATGCTTCATTAACTTTCGAAGCTGAATCTTCTGCAGCCTTAGGTTTTGGTTTCCGTTGTGGATTCTTAGGAATGTTACACTTAGAAATTATTCAAGAGCGTTTAGAACGTGAGTTTGGTATGACTGTAATTACAACTGTACCTAACGTATCGTATGAAGCCTACTTAGAAAAAGATCCAGAAAAAGCAATACCAGTACATAATCCATCAGAATTACCAGATCCATCTGGATTGAATCGTGTAGAAGAGCCTTATATTCGTGCGGCAATCATTACAAAATCGGAATTCGTTGGACCTGTAATGAGTTTATGTATCGAAAAACGTGGAGAATTACAATCTCAAAATTATTTAACGCAGCACCGAGTAGAAATGATTTTCAATATGCCTTTAGCTGAGGTTGTATTCGATTTCTATGATCGTTTAAAATCAATTTCTAAAGGATATGCTTCTTTCGATTATGCACCTTCAGGAATGAAAGCATCGAAATTAGTAAAAGTGGATATCATGATTAACGGTGAAGTTGTAGATGCTTTATCTGCCTTAATTCATGTTGACAATGCTTACACGATTGGTAAAAAAATGTGTGAGAAATTACGCGAATTAATCCCACGTCAACAATTCGATATTCCAATCCAAGCGGCGATTGGTGCGAAAATTATTGCACGTGAAACAATTAAAGCATTACGTAAAGACGTTACCGCGAAATGTTACGGTGGAGATATTTCTCGTAAACGTAAATTATTAGAAAAACAAAAAGCTGGTAAGAAGAAAATGCGTCAAATTGGACGTGTAGAAGTTCCACAATCTGCCTTCTTAGCGGTGTTAAAATTAAACGATTAA
- a CDS encoding DUF4260 domain-containing protein: MKNFLKFEQISILIFTILVYHQFEYSWLWFAILFFSPDLFMIGYLLGNKVGAICYNFIHSYLISVFLFMIGFYLKNDHIMMISLIINAHISFDRTLGYGLKKYEGFKFTHLGNL, from the coding sequence ATGAAAAACTTTTTAAAATTTGAACAAATTTCAATACTCATTTTTACGATTTTAGTCTATCATCAGTTTGAATATTCTTGGCTTTGGTTTGCAATTTTATTTTTTAGTCCAGATCTTTTTATGATAGGTTATTTATTGGGAAATAAAGTAGGAGCTATATGCTACAATTTCATTCATAGTTATTTAATTAGCGTATTTCTATTTATGATAGGATTTTATTTAAAAAATGATCACATCATGATGATTAGTTTAATTATCAACGCTCATATTTCTTTCGATCGTACTTTAGGCTATGGTTTGAAAAAATATGAAGGTTTTAAATTTACTCACCTTGGAAATTTATAA
- a CDS encoding serine hydrolase: MKNILFTTITLASIGAFGQNISNQKIDQVTENAMKAFDVPGMAVAVIKDGTIVHSKGYGVKSILTGEKVESSTNFGIASNSKAFTAAALAILVDEGKIKWDDKVIQHIPEFKMYNDYVTKEFTIRDLLTHRSGLGLGAGDLMVWPNGHNFTPKDIINNIQFLKPVSDFRSKYDYDNLLYIIAGDVIERVSGQSWTDFVTKRLLEPIGMTNSAANWHLVKDKKNAIAPHVPIDGKLQVIDRYTNTIFDAAAGIYSNVNDVAKWLQFNLDKGKVNGKQIISEKQMKEMITPQTLQKVGTTPPYNSLFKAYGLGWQLQDFNGKLEVSHTGGLEGIVTQTIFYPQLNLGIVVLTNQQAGVAFNSVSNTIKDFYLGNPEKDWVQTYDQLMKSRVAEADGITDEVWKTVEANQKNKKLKIDTKSFVGTYKDNWFGDVEIYEKKGKLIFESKRSPQLTGEMFFYKDNTYVVKWYNRYFHADAFVFAEMKDGKLAGFKMKAISPMTDFSYDFHDLDFTRK; this comes from the coding sequence ATGAAAAATATACTATTTACAACCATTACTTTAGCTTCTATTGGAGCTTTCGGACAAAATATTTCAAATCAAAAAATTGATCAAGTTACAGAAAATGCAATGAAAGCTTTTGACGTTCCTGGAATGGCTGTTGCCGTTATAAAAGACGGAACAATCGTTCACTCGAAAGGTTATGGAGTGAAATCCATTTTAACGGGAGAAAAAGTTGAATCATCAACGAACTTCGGAATCGCATCAAATTCAAAAGCATTTACAGCAGCTGCTTTAGCCATTTTAGTAGATGAAGGGAAAATCAAATGGGATGACAAGGTTATTCAGCATATTCCTGAATTTAAAATGTACAACGACTATGTGACTAAAGAATTTACGATTCGAGATTTATTAACACACCGCAGTGGATTAGGTTTAGGTGCAGGAGATTTAATGGTTTGGCCTAATGGTCACAATTTCACACCGAAAGATATTATCAACAACATTCAATTCTTGAAACCTGTTTCTGATTTCCGTTCGAAATATGATTACGATAATTTATTGTACATCATTGCAGGTGACGTGATCGAAAGAGTTTCTGGTCAATCGTGGACAGATTTTGTTACAAAACGTTTATTAGAACCAATTGGAATGACAAATTCAGCTGCCAATTGGCATTTGGTAAAAGATAAAAAGAATGCGATTGCGCCACACGTTCCGATTGATGGAAAATTACAAGTGATTGATCGTTATACGAATACGATCTTTGATGCCGCTGCGGGAATTTATTCTAATGTGAATGATGTTGCCAAATGGTTACAATTCAATTTAGATAAAGGAAAAGTAAACGGCAAACAAATCATTTCTGAAAAACAAATGAAAGAAATGATTACGCCTCAAACGTTGCAAAAAGTTGGTACAACTCCTCCATACAATTCGTTGTTCAAAGCGTATGGCTTAGGTTGGCAATTGCAAGATTTTAATGGAAAATTAGAAGTTTCGCACACTGGAGGTTTGGAGGGAATCGTGACACAAACGATTTTTTATCCGCAACTGAATTTAGGGATTGTGGTTTTAACGAACCAACAAGCGGGTGTTGCGTTTAATTCGGTTTCGAATACGATCAAAGATTTTTATTTAGGAAATCCTGAAAAAGATTGGGTGCAAACCTATGACCAATTAATGAAATCTCGTGTGGCTGAAGCAGACGGAATTACGGACGAAGTTTGGAAAACCGTAGAAGCGAATCAAAAAAATAAGAAATTAAAAATTGATACCAAATCATTCGTTGGAACGTACAAAGACAATTGGTTTGGTGATGTAGAAATTTACGAGAAAAAAGGAAAATTAATTTTCGAATCAAAACGTTCGCCTCAATTAACGGGAGAAATGTTTTTCTATAAAGACAATACATATGTTGTGAAATGGTACAATCGTTACTTCCACGCCGACGCTTTCGTTTTTGCTGAAATGAAAGACGGAAAATTAGCTGGATTTAAAATGAAAGCGATTTCGCCAATGACCGATTTTAGTTACGACTTCCACGATTTAGATTTTACTAGAAAATAA